In Helianthus annuus cultivar XRQ/B chromosome 8, HanXRQr2.0-SUNRISE, whole genome shotgun sequence, a single genomic region encodes these proteins:
- the LOC110922406 gene encoding uncharacterized protein LOC110922406, producing the protein MAILVPSMATQKALTSAKKTFGYTKAATMMGATKKSTTTSNIKLLTNVEKLRLLTKAEKAGFLSAAEKAGFSLSSIEKLGLLSKAEELGVLSAATDPSTPSALLTLSLALLGLGPLLVFLVPEEYPWEIGLQVVVALVCVVGGSAAFAASNFVSNLQKSS; encoded by the exons ATGGCAATTTTGGTTCCATCAATGGCCACCCAGAAGGCTCTTACATCTGCTAAAAAGACCTTTGGGTATACTAAG GCTGCAACAATGATGGGTGCAACCAAAAAATCAACGACCACATCAAATATCAAACTGCTAACAAATGTTGAGAAACTGAGACTGCTAACAAAGGCCGAAAAAGCCGGTTTTCTTTCTGCTGCAGAAAAGGCTGGTTTTTCATTATCTTCAATAGAAAAACTTGGGTTGCTTTCCAAAGCCGAAGAGCTCGGGGTCCTCTCGGCTGCCACTGACCCGTCAACACCATCGGCTCTGTTGACCTTAAGTTTGGCTCTACTCGGGTTGGGCCCACTTTTGGTGTTTTTGGTACCTGAGGAGTATCCTTGGGAGATTGGGCTACAAGTTGTGGTTGCTCTTGTTTGTGTTGTTGGTGGTTCTGCTGCTTTTGCAGCTTCAAATTTTGTGTCTAATTTGCAAAAGTCAAGTTAA